ttGCAACAACTGGCTGCTAATTTGCCGCAGGGCACACAGTTGCAGCAGaagacaacggcaacagctgGTGGTGGCTATATGCTGCAGCAGTCGACGCCGGGGGCCATCAAGTTTGTCAACTCTCATGGCACTGTCATACAGCAGCATCAGCCCCAAATTCAGGCGGCGCAAACCAAACGAATACACTacaacagcaccagcagcagtgATAGTAGCAGcgatcatcatcagcagcaacaacaacagcagcagcagcaatcctCGCTGATCACCGACGATGTGATGATTGTGAATGGCACACAGATGACGGATGAGTTGTCGGCGCGCATACTACAGAGCATGGCGCAAAAGTCGTTcagtcagcagcaacagcggtaTCAGCAACAGACAACAccgacaacaccaacagcagcagtaaccaCAACCAATATGCCACCGCCtcaaccaacagcagcaacacccacgcaaattgtttatggcaacagcagcagcaatagtgTAACTGCAGCAACCTCGGGAAATTTGCTGCTGACACATTTTCAAGGTGCAGCTGCAATCTCGCCGAGTTCCTCAGCGTCAACAGTAGCTTCGTCAGCGCCATCGGCaacgtcatcatcgtcatatCTAACTGTAAGCACCTCCAGCACGCCCTCGGTGAGCATATCTTCGCATGGATTCGCCAGCGGTAGTGCGGCGATGTCCTCGTATATGTCGGCAACGGCGGCACGCCGGCAATCGGTCAGTGCGCCGAGCAGTCGAGCCGCGTCGCTGGAACGCAAGCAGCAACATGAGGCTGTGGTGGCCGCTGCCAATCGCAAGCAGCCATCCAATGTGGTCGAGTATTATAAGCACAGGTAAGCTAAGCGTAAAAAATGCTTCATTTTATCCGTAGTATTTATAGATGTGACACTTATCGacgtaaatttaaaaactatcgATCTATTAAACGATCTATTATTGCATGTCTTTTTGAAATATAGTACTATCGATAGATTATGAAGACTGCACAAGTGCGactactatcgatagttttcaACAATTTAGCACATCGtcaaattgttgaatttatttatgaaatgcaCTTTCCAGCCAAGTAGGTTTTGCAAAACAAGTCAATTTGTCAAAGTTATAATTGTCAAGTGGACaagtattaaaaaacaaaatcaagagATCCAATTGTTTCGATGTGAAAAGTTGGCCTGAGTTTCCGGGCTTCATGCAGCTTGGACTGTAACTGCTAACAgattaaatagtaaataaatagtaaaatacagattacaaatcaaaagcaaatattatcGAAGAAAAACTAATGTTGGGGATTTTCCTTGCAGCCTGAACCACAGCAATAGCACAAGCAATTTAAGCAGCCTGCGTGGAAGCgtaaccagcaacaacaatacgacAACAAATACGCCGCACTTGACACCAGTGCATGTGGATGCAACCACGTTGATAATGAAGCcccaacagcagccacagcataCGCCGCAGCcgacacagcagcagcagcctcaacagttgcagcagcagcagccgccacaACAGTCGCAACAGCAAGTGGCAACGCAACCACAACAGTTGAGCGCCAACGAGGAGGAGTTGTTCATTGAGGAAGTGCGTCCAGTGCCAGTGCATACCCAAGACTTGCGATTGCAGCAGCTACACGCCATAATGCAGGATCACACCTACGcctcgcagcagcagcaacaacaacaacagcagcagcaacaacagcagcagcagactgCAACAACTGGGGCGATAGCCCAGCAATCTCAGCAATGGTCTTTGGGCGGCATTGGTGTTACTGTGGCAGGTGCTGCGACTACACCAGGCGGCAGCTACAGCAGCTACTTTGCGCCTCAAAGTAAGTGAAAACATGCGAGTAAATTATATATAGGCTGCCATAACtaaaacactttaatttttCTAGTTGCTCGTCATGTGACTGACGATGATGCACATTCGGCTATCAGCAGTAGTTCGCGCTTGGCAAGCGCTGACATCGATCCCGGTGAGGAGACAGAAACAGCGCCTGAAGCCGAGGCCGAGGATGATTCTGTGACGCGCTGTATTTGCGAGTTAACGCATGATGATGGCTATATGATTTGCTGTGACAAGTGCTCgtaagtttaaaataatattggtTGTATGCAATAAGTAGAAAAAGTCTCCTTTGCCATTTAGAATTATATACTTCTTGCTGTTGCATAAACCCGACATACTGTCTAATAAGGAACTCTTACTAAACACAATCCAATCTTTCTACAGCGCCTGGCAGCACGTGGACTGCATGGGCATCGATCGCCTCAACATACCGGAGGAGTATCAGTGCGAACTCTGCCAGCCACGTCCAGTGGACAAGGCCAGAGCGCGTGCGTTGCAGCGTCAAAAGCGCAAGGAGCACATGCTTTTGGTAGCCAGTCAGGCAGCCAGTGGTGTGGCCGCCgttgcagctgccgctgccgcaaCAGCCGCTGCAGCGGGCAATCCTTTGGGTGCAGCAGCTTCTGTGCCGGGTGGCTCACTTTACGGCAGTCAGGagttgctgcaacaacaacagcagcagcaacatcaacggcTGGGCAGTGGACTCAATGGTGGCTTTGCAACTGGCGCTAATAACGCCACTGTTGCCGGCATGGGCAAAAAATCGAAGAAAACCAAAGATGGCGCCACAACGCTGAAGAAGAGCAAGAAGGGAGGTGACAAGCTGGCAGCAGGCGGTGCTGCAGGAGCTGGAGTTGCCGGTGGTGGCTCAACCAGTGCCAAGGGCACCAAGAAGAGCAGCAAACGCAAAACGAAATCGAGTGGTGATGGCAACGGTGGCAGCAGTCCAGCTCTGACTGCCGCTGAGAAGCACGCAGCAAATCTGCGGCAATGGATCGAACACTACGAATATGCCGTGACCAATCATTACTCGCCCGAGTTGCGCGCCCGCCTGCATGCCATACAGAAGCAACCGAGTTTGCTGCAAAGCATTCAAAATACCGAAAACAAGGCGTTGCGTCTGATTGCCGCCGGCTGTGCCAGCGAACTGGAGAAGCGTGCTCAATTGATACCCTATGCTGGAGCCAAGGTGTTGATCAGCAGCATTGATCTGGCGCCGCATTCGCCCATCCATGAGCTGCGTGGCAAATACATGCTAACGACCCAGTTTCGCACCCAGAATCCCACCGTGAACATGAATACGCCGCCGCCAAGCAACTATCTCAACAGCTTCAAGGTGCACAAGACGCCCGGCCAGTTTGTGTTCTTCTATCAACTGCCGGGCGTGGAGGCTCCAATGCAGACGACAGCCAACCAACAGCTGGCACCGCAACCGCTGCCCTCTTACCTAAAGGGACCCGAAGTCTGCGTGGATACGCGCACCTATGGCAACGATGCACGCTTCGTGCGACGCTCCTGTCGACCCAACGCCGAGTTGCAGCACTACTTCGAGAAGGGCACACTACATCTGTACATTGTGGCATTGACGCACATTCGGGCGCAGACGGAGATTACTGTGCGACATGAACCGCATGATCTGACAGCGGTCGAGCATAAGAAATCACATTCGGCTGTCATCCAGCCGACGAGCACACGTTGTGCCTGCGATCTGGGCAGCGATTGTTTGTTCGCATTGCCTCTGGCggtgcaacaacaattgcaggcACCGCCCACGCAACCGCGAAGCAGTCATCGCAACAAGgcggctgcagcagcggcCGCAGCCGCTTCTGTGAACAGTGCGGCAGCCATACAGCTGACCATGGGGCTGGGCAACAGCATGACggcagccgctgcagctgcagcagccgcgGCGACGGCACGCAATCGTTCCACATCTTCGAGCGGCGAGAGTAGCAGCCACATGGGCCTGAATAGCCCACAGCTCAGTCAGCTTAATTTGGGCTTTAAGCCTAGTGCGACGGCTTCTTTGATGCCGGCAACAGTTGGcacagcggcggcagcaatgctctgcaacagcaacagcaatggcggcaacagcaacaactcgtGCTCCGTTTCCATGTCGAGTGTGCTGCACGATTCAGGCATTTGCACATCTTCATCGTCGCCCTCAGTATCCATTCCATCGCCCACGCCCACTCAACTGCAGTCGCCCacattgcagcagcaacagcaacaacagacacCGCAAACATCACTGCTGCAGCGCAGtccaacgcagcagcagcaacaaattctGGCAGCGCTGCCAACGCCTATGTTGTTGTCCCCACAGATGTTGCCGAAGcctgcacagcagcagccttcattgctgcaacagcagcagcaacaacaacagccgcagGAGCCATTGGCTGttattgcagctgcagcggctgctCAGAGGCCCATGGCAACTTATTATTTGcagccgcaacaacagcaacctcaacagcagcagcaacaacaacaccagcagcagcagcagcaacatttcctgcagcaacaacaactggcggATGAGGCTCGCATGGCAGTAAGTGCGCTACAAACGttgcatgccacgcccacttcacATATTGTGACgccaataaaaattacaacGCAGCAAATGAAACTGCAGCAGacgcagcaacaattgcagcagcaagcacaacaacaacaacagctacaacaatcgcaacaacatcagcagctacaacaacagcagctacaacagtcgcaacaccagcagcagcttcaacagcagcaacaacaacaacaacagcagcagcaacaacagaaacaacaacagcagcagcaacaacaacaaccaaagcCCTATCAATCTGTTGTAGTATCGCCTACCAAGACGCCTATTAAATCGACAGTATCGTTGCCTATCAACAAtctgagcaacaacaacagcaatattAATGCAACACCAACTAGTCGTAAATCGCCGGTAAAAGCAGCTGTCACAACGCCGACAACAAGCACGCCTGTGCTCGAAGCCAAGCAGGAAGATGTCGTAGTAACAACTCCGACGCCAGCAACaccgacaacagcagcagcagcgtcaacCACTGCGACGCCAGCCACATCAACACCTGCAGCTAAAAAGGACAAGCCAAAGTCACGCGAAGAGCGCAAATTGGAGGCCATACTGCGTGCAATCGACAAAATGGAGAAGCAGGAGGCACGCGGTAAGAAAGCAGGAGCTACGGTTGCAGGTGGCGACAGTCGGCAAGCGGGCAGCAACAAGCGTAGCAGCAACTCGCCGGCATCGCCACGCAAACGCAATGCCAGCAGCAATTCTATTAGCGAATCAACGGATGCCAATGCCAGCGGTTGCCCCACGCCCaccagcagcaataacaacaacaacaacacatcgcggcgcaacaagaaaaaacggAAAGTTAGtcgcagctacaacaacaacaacaataatagcaagCGACGCAAGAGCATGAACGAGTCGGACAATGAGTCGCATACGGAGTCGGAACTCGcgtcgccagcagcagcatcgcagcaacaacaacacaacaacagcagccttaacaatagcaacagcctaatgctgcagcaacaacaacagcagcaatctgCTGATCAGGCAGCTGGTTTGTTGCTCGCCTTGGCGCACAACAATTGCGACGCCTTCAAGCCACCAGCAGCAAACGCAACTGGAGCAGTGAGCAGCGCTTGTCTGCTGATTGAAGCAGCCATGGGACCACTggaacagcagccacaacaacagcagcagcagcaacaacaacaagtcgtAGTTCAGCAATTGCCATCGCCTTCGATGGGTGAATTCAAATATCCGCCCAGTGGCGCTAAGACGAAGAAAACACTCATGTCCAGCTGGTTCCAGCAATCCGAACAGGAACAACAAACCTCTGGCCTCGACAGCCTAGTGCAGGCGGCAATGAGTGAAATCAACGGTTCCCGTGAgcaacttcaacaacaacagcaacagttgcagttgcaggaTCCACCTGCCCCAGCATTACTGAAAGTGGAGCACTTTATACATCAAGTTGAGGGCTCGGAGCGTTTGCAGACGCCATCAGTACAGAACAATTCGTCGGTGAAGAAGCGCTGGCTACGTCAGGCCATCAGCGAGGAGACCACGGACGAAAGTCAGCCCCAGACGCCGGTGACACCGACGCCAAGCAGCGTAGCATCGCCCCAAGcgcaacagcaggagcagccaccacaacagcagcagcaaccgcaacagcagctgtcGAATGGCTTTAGCACGCCGTTGAAGAAGCGTCGTTTGGTGGTCATGAGTAATGGCGGACTTGAGACATCAGCAGCCACTGACGAACCACATATCGATGTTATTGGCAGCGCTGGCGAGGAAGATCACAAAGTGGAGCCCAAGACAGAGCAGCTGAAGGTGGAAACACAGCAGCTACACTTTGAGCAGGACGACGATGTGGATATCTTGAGATCACCGAGTCCAGGTGCTCAGCAGATTGTGGCCGAGGACAATTTGGTGAAAATTGAGCCAGAAGATACGAGCGCTGCAGCTGAAGATGTCAAAATTGATGTGGAGCGTGAGGAAAGTCAGGCGTGCGACAAGTTCGAGGAGCTGCTGAAGGTAAAGCGCGAACAGgaggaacagcaacaacaacagcaagagcaacagctgcagcaagaGTCCATTGATGAGCCTAAGTTGGAAAACTcagtggagcagcagcagcagttggctAAAGTGGAGCCCAAAGCGGAGATCAAACCAGATGTGGAAATGTTGCCTGCGAAACTAGAACCGATACCAGAGCCCAAGCCAGGTGAATCGTTGCTGCGcacaacagtaacagcaagtgcagcattagcaacaacaaccagcaacgcaataacaacagcagcaacaagcaccACATTGCTGGTGGATTCGGTGAAAGCGGCCATCAAGGCACGTGCGCCCGCTGTCAAGGAAGAGTCAGAAGAGCCGCTCAAGAAGAAACCCAAGCTGGAATTGCTAACACCCAAgcctgcagctgttgcaacaactacagcaatagcagcagtgGCATCTAATGCCACGGCAGCAGTGACCTCAGCAGTCACTGTAGTCACAACAAAAGCCGCAACATCAGCAACTGCATCTGCGGCAACAGTAGCCACGAAAGTTGCATCTATGGCATCAGCTGCAGTGACTACGACAACACCAGCAAGTACTGCAACAGCAAGTACTGCAGCCAGCAGCAAGAATCTAACCGAGCTGGATATACAACAGCGCTTGTTGTCCTTCCATGCGGCAAACATTTCGTATCTGCAGTCACGCAACAAGAAGGCCactagcaacagcagcagcaccagctccagcaaaagcaatagcaacaacaacagcaccagcagcagctaacACCACGCCGGAGTTGACAATAGTGAAGAAGTCGAGCAAGGAGAAGGACGAGAAGCGTGAACGTGACAAGCAGCTAAAGAAATCGAAAAAGGAGAAAAAGAAGTCGAAGGACAAGGACAAGCAGAAGGTGCCAGCAGCAAACGTTGCAACCTTGGGAGCAATGCCAGCGCCAGAACTGAAAAAGAAGCCGAAAGAGAGCAAACAGCCGCAGCAACCACAATTGTTgccagcaacaccaacagcagcaattgcagcaacaactcccacagcaacagccaatGGCAAAACCAAGCACAATAGCAATCATCCacttgaacaacaacaacaacagcagcagcaacagtcggcGCTGCGTCGTCGCACCATGTCCATGTGTGTGACGCCAGCAacgacgccaacgccaacttCAATGCCCACCACGCCCATGGCAACCACAAAGAAGCGTCAGACAAACTTTGAGCAGGAGCTGACAAAGCCCAACAGTCAAATTCTAAGCAGCAGCTTGTtgctcaacagcagcaaagctCCTCAGCAACCGACAGCAGGAgcaactgctgcagttgcagcaggtGTCGTAGCAACCACtgcgcaacaacagcaacatcgcaAAGAGAACAACCATCACcatccacagcagcagcaggagttgCCTGGTTCGATGAGTCTGGCAGCGGCCATTGCGAGTGGCAAGTTGACGGCAATTAGTCGGCGACGGGAATCCATGTGTGGCAGTCGACAGCAGGCGGCATTGATAGCGGCGGCGATTAAGAAGgaaaagaaggagaagaagaagagcaagaAAAAAGATCGCGAGAAGAAGCAAAAGGACAAAGACAAGGAGAAGGAAAAGGATAAGGACAGCAAAGCGAAGAGCTACAATCAACAGAAGCCGCAACAACAGCcgctggcagcagct
This is a stretch of genomic DNA from Drosophila albomicans strain 15112-1751.03 chromosome 3, ASM965048v2, whole genome shotgun sequence. It encodes these proteins:
- the LOC117567972 gene encoding AF4/FMR2 family member lilli isoform X2, translating into MKPQQQPQHTPQPTQQQQPQQLQQQQPPQQSQQQVATQPQQLSANEEELFIEEVRPVPVHTQDLRLQQLHAIMQDHTYASQQQQQQQQQQQQQQQQTATTGAIAQQSQQWSLGGIGVTVAGAATTPGGSYSSYFAPQIARHVTDDDAHSAISSSSRLASADIDPGEETETAPEAEAEDDSVTRCICELTHDDGYMICCDKCSAWQHVDCMGIDRLNIPEEYQCELCQPRPVDKARARALQRQKRKEHMLLVASQAASGVAAVAAAAAATAAAAGNPLGAAASVPGGSLYGSQELLQQQQQQQHQRLGSGLNGGFATGANNATVAGMGKKSKKTKDGATTLKKSKKGGDKLAAGGAAGAGVAGGGSTSAKGTKKSSKRKTKSSGDGNGGSSPALTAAEKHAANLRQWIEHYEYAVTNHYSPELRARLHAIQKQPSLLQSIQNTENKALRLIAAGCASELEKRAQLIPYAGAKVLISSIDLAPHSPIHELRGKYMLTTQFRTQNPTVNMNTPPPSNYLNSFKVHKTPGQFVFFYQLPGVEAPMQTTANQQLAPQPLPSYLKGPEVCVDTRTYGNDARFVRRSCRPNAELQHYFEKGTLHLYIVALTHIRAQTEITVRHEPHDLTAVEHKKSHSAVIQPTSTRCACDLGSDCLFALPLAVQQQLQAPPTQPRSSHRNKAAAAAAAAASVNSAAAIQLTMGLGNSMTAAAAAAAAAATARNRSTSSSGESSSHMGLNSPQLSQLNLGFKPSATASLMPATVGTAAAAMLCNSNSNGGNSNNSCSVSMSSVLHDSGICTSSSSPSVSIPSPTPTQLQSPTLQQQQQQQTPQTSLLQRSPTQQQQQILAALPTPMLLSPQMLPKPAQQQPSLLQQQQQQQQPQEPLAVIAAAAAAQRPMATYYLQPQQQQPQQQQQQQHQQQQQQHFLQQQQLADEARMAVSALQTLHATPTSHIVTPIKITTQQMKLQQTQQQLQQQAQQQQQLQQSQQHQQLQQQQLQQSQHQQQLQQQQQQQQQQQQQQKQQQQQQQQQPKPYQSVVVSPTKTPIKSTVSLPINNLSNNNSNINATPTSRKSPVKAAVTTPTTSTPVLEAKQEDVVVTTPTPATPTTAAAASTTATPATSTPAAKKDKPKSREERKLEAILRAIDKMEKQEARGKKAGATVAGGDSRQAGSNKRSSNSPASPRKRNASSNSISESTDANASGCPTPTSSNNNNNNTSRRNKKKRKVSRSYNNNNNNSKRRKSMNESDNESHTESELASPAAASQQQQHNNSSLNNSNSLMLQQQQQQQSADQAAGLLLALAHNNCDAFKPPAANATGAVSSACLLIEAAMGPLEQQPQQQQQQQQQQVVVQQLPSPSMGEFKYPPSGAKTKKTLMSSWFQQSEQEQQTSGLDSLVQAAMSEINGSREQLQQQQQQLQLQDPPAPALLKVEHFIHQVEGSERLQTPSVQNNSSVKKRWLRQAISEETTDESQPQTPVTPTPSSVASPQAQQQEQPPQQQQQPQQQLSNGFSTPLKKRRLVVMSNGGLETSAATDEPHIDVIGSAGEEDHKVEPKTEQLKVETQQLHFEQDDDVDILRSPSPGAQQIVAEDNLVKIEPEDTSAAAEDVKIDVEREESQACDKFEELLKVKREQEEQQQQQQEQQLQQESIDEPKLENSVEQQQQLAKVEPKAEIKPDVEMLPAKLEPIPEPKPGESLLRTTVTASAALATTTSNAITTAATSTTLLVDSVKAAIKARAPAVKEESEEPLKKKPKLELLTPKPAAVATTTAIAAVASNATAAVTSAVTVVTTKAATSATASAATVATKVASMASAAVTTTTPASTATASTAASSKNLTELDIQQRLLSFHAANISYLQSRNKKATSNSSSTSSSKSNSNNNSTSSS